Proteins encoded within one genomic window of Calonectris borealis chromosome 1, bCalBor7.hap1.2, whole genome shotgun sequence:
- the LOC142083434 gene encoding P2Y purinoceptor 1-like, with translation METKSTAGNLDFCKIDNSNLSKTGILHGKMMNATCTILTCHRNPKLEWYCYLLILVCLSTLLTGFLGNILALRHYVYCMKTWTTNTIFLFNLALCDFTWTLMAPFSVYYSLQKLAVFSSQAFYQIIRLFFSINIYGSVYFLTLISFDRYVGAVHPITSLTWWDKGKAVFCTIAVWIFIVIASMPEIYYTVAAGRQHDITDSLDDTEGPLQFAVPFTLSKIVLRFLIPVTVIFTCYMLTLKALLQLSKRQQRRNRLVRPLLLISAAMIVFAVSFIPYHVMKMVILIYRINCQPPCGNISTLSAIYKVTEIICSINSCLDPIIFTIANKTFYQRIKSIKCHPKCQCCSCLTGRVRDITLSPKTMT, from the exons ATGGAGACGAAAAGCACAGCCGGGAATCTAGACTTCTGTAAAATAGATAATTCCAACCTTTCTAAAACAG GCATACTCCATGGAAAGATGATGAATGCTACATGCACTATTTTAACCTGCCACAGAAATCCTAAGCTGGAGTGGTACTGTTATTTGCTGATTCTGGTTTGCCTTTCCACTTTATTAACAGGATTTCTAGGCAATATACTTGCACTACGACATTATGTGTACTGCATGAAGACATGGACTACCAATACCATATTTCTCTTTAATTTGGCACTGTGTGACTTTACTTGGACTCTCATGGCACCTTTTTCAGTATATTATAGTCTCCAGAAGTTAGCTGTCTTTTCCAGTCAAGCATTTTATCAGATCATAAGACTATTTTTTAGTATTAATATCTATGGAAGTGTCTATTTCCTGACACTCATCAGTTTTGACAGATATGTAGGTGCCGTCCATCCTATCACTTCATTAACATGGTGGGACAAAGGAAAGGCGGTGTTTTGTACCATTGCGGTATGGATCTTCATAGTGATTGCATCAATGCCAGAGATCTACTACACAGTTGCAGCTGGAAGACAACATGACATCACAGATTCCCTGGATGACACTGAAGGACCTTTACAATTTGCAGTGCCATTCACACTCTCCAAGATTGTACTGAGATTCCTAATTCCAGTCACAGTCATCTTTACATGCTATATGTTAACTCTCAAAGCATTACTACAACTCAGTAAACGTCAGCAAAGAAGGAACAGACTTGTTAGGCCTCTGTTACTGATTTCAGCCGCTATGAttgtatttgctgtttctttcataCCTTATCATGTTATGAAGATGGTGATATTAATTTACAGAATTAATTGTCAACCACCCTGTGGGAACATAAGCACATTAAGTGCCATTTATAAAGTCACAGAAATCATCTGCAGCATCAATAGTTGCCTTGACCCAATCATTTTTACGATAGCAAATAAGACATTCTATCAAAGGATTAAAAGTATAAAATGTCATCCCAAATGCCAGTGCTGCTCTTGTCTGACAGGAAGGGTAAGGGACATCACTCTGTCCCCAAAAACAATGACTTAA